In one Thermosipho ferrireducens genomic region, the following are encoded:
- a CDS encoding SHOCT domain-containing protein: MWWHWPGAGCGLWSWGFGNGTWWFGLLWALLWIVVIVGTILIIVKLFSKTSFSNSDNALKILKSRFARGEISEEEFVKMKKLLKN, translated from the coding sequence ATGTGGTGGCACTGGCCTGGAGCTGGATGCGGACTCTGGTCATGGGGATTTGGTAACGGTACATGGTGGTTTGGACTCCTGTGGGCATTGCTGTGGATAGTTGTAATAGTAGGAACTATACTTATTATAGTCAAGCTGTTTAGTAAAACTTCTTTCAGTAACTCAGATAACGCCCTTAAAATTTTAAAATCAAGGTTTGCCAGAGGAGAAATATCTGAAGAAGAATTTGTGAAGATGAAAAAATTGTTGAAAAATTAA